A genome region from Methanobacterium sp. includes the following:
- a CDS encoding ABC transporter ATP-binding protein yields MNDENIVEIKSLKKGFDKGKITALNGIDLTIKKGEFVSIIGPSGSGKSTLLNMIGALDRPDEGTINVAGYDLKGRKDLSEFRSREIGFIFQLHNLIPNLSVVENVEIPMFESGLSGKKMREKALILLDYMNLSDKVKRKPTELSGGERQRVAIARSLANNPSIILADEPTGSLDSKNGEMILKRLKDLHDKEEVTLIMVTHDLKVANLAERTIEVLDGKIKV; encoded by the coding sequence ATGAATGATGAGAACATCGTGGAGATTAAAAGTCTCAAAAAAGGTTTTGACAAAGGAAAGATAACCGCCCTGAACGGTATTGATCTTACCATCAAAAAAGGTGAATTTGTTTCCATTATCGGACCATCTGGTTCCGGGAAATCCACCCTCCTTAACATGATCGGAGCCCTGGACCGGCCAGATGAAGGCACTATAAATGTGGCTGGCTACGATCTTAAGGGTAGGAAGGATCTCAGTGAATTTCGTTCCAGGGAAATTGGCTTCATTTTCCAGCTCCACAACCTGATCCCCAACCTCAGTGTGGTGGAAAATGTGGAAATACCCATGTTTGAAAGTGGTTTATCAGGTAAGAAAATGAGAGAAAAAGCTTTGATACTACTGGATTACATGAATCTCTCGGATAAAGTTAAAAGAAAGCCCACTGAGCTTTCTGGTGGTGAAAGGCAGAGGGTGGCCATTGCCCGATCCCTGGCCAATAATCCATCCATAATCCTGGCAGATGAACCCACCGGGTCCCTGGACTCTAAAAATGGTGAGATGATCCTTAAACGCCTGAAGGATCTCCATGATAAAGAGGAGGTCACCTTAATCATGGTCACTCATGACCTGAAAGTGGCTAACCTGGCAGAAAGGACCATTGAGGTCTTAGATGGGAAAATAAAGGTCTAA
- the mch gene encoding methenyltetrahydromethanopterin cyclohydrolase: protein MVSVNLEAKKTVDLMIENADDLNIAVHKLENGSTVIDAGVNVTGSFKAGELYTKVCLGGLAEVGISIPGDLSEGFALPSVKIKTHQPAISTLGSQKAGWSVSVGDFFALGSGPARALALKPEETYEEIGYMDEADLAIITLESDKLPGADVLDYVAKECKVAPENVYALVAPTSSLVGSIQIAGRVVENGTYKMLEALHFDVNKVKHAAGIAPIAPVDPDGLKAMGKTNDAVLFGGRTYYFIESETKDDLKALAENLPSSAADGYGKPFYDVFKEANFDFFQIDKGMFAPAEVVINDLTTGELFRAGYVNVELLKKSFGL from the coding sequence ATGGTAAGTGTCAATTTAGAAGCTAAAAAAACAGTAGACTTAATGATTGAGAATGCAGACGACCTTAATATTGCAGTTCACAAACTGGAAAACGGTTCAACAGTTATAGATGCCGGAGTGAATGTAACTGGAAGTTTTAAAGCAGGAGAACTTTATACTAAAGTTTGTCTGGGTGGACTGGCTGAAGTGGGAATATCCATCCCCGGAGACCTCTCTGAAGGCTTTGCATTACCCTCAGTAAAGATAAAAACACATCAGCCAGCCATTTCAACCCTGGGATCACAGAAAGCAGGATGGTCTGTCAGTGTGGGTGACTTCTTTGCCCTGGGATCTGGTCCGGCAAGAGCACTGGCCCTGAAACCTGAAGAAACCTATGAAGAAATTGGTTACATGGATGAGGCAGATCTGGCCATCATCACCCTGGAATCAGACAAGCTCCCTGGAGCTGATGTCCTCGATTACGTAGCTAAAGAATGTAAAGTTGCTCCTGAGAATGTTTACGCCCTGGTAGCCCCTACATCATCTCTGGTTGGTTCTATCCAGATAGCAGGAAGGGTAGTAGAAAACGGAACCTACAAGATGCTGGAGGCCCTACACTTCGACGTTAACAAGGTCAAACACGCAGCAGGAATAGCTCCAATAGCTCCAGTGGACCCTGACGGCTTAAAAGCCATGGGAAAAACCAATGATGCAGTTTTATTTGGAGGCCGAACCTACTACTTCATTGAATCAGAAACCAAGGATGACCTAAAAGCACTGGCTGAGAACTTACCCTCCTCTGCTGCAGATGGATACGGAAAACCATTCTATGATGTTTTCAAAGAAGCCAATTTCGACTTCTTCCAGATCGATAAGGGAATGTTCGCACCAGCAGAAGTAGTAATCAATGATCTTACCACTGGAGAATTATTCCGCGCAGGATACGTTAACGTGGAATTATTAAAGAAATCCTTTGGATTATAG
- a CDS encoding histidine kinase N-terminal 7TM domain-containing protein, with protein MSAQHSFLGIILLISAIILLYLSFYSLRKRSSNLYFYFSLLTLSVFFWCLGSAMEFFSLQMWAKIFWIKISYIGVATAAPLWFMVILEYAQHEKYLKPAYIGMLMVLPLVIILLAFTNDLHGLIWPSITPVSSMTGSLLIYSHGVGFWVNIAYSFILIILGLIILLRLLMKSPRIYHTQILILILSGLIPLFCSVLYNTDALGIPGLDITPFGLTISGLLLAISIFKFSLLGIRPIAYEKLFETIKNGFMVFDTNDTLIDVNPAAEMIGITAVCVGKPATEVLDEFPELKEFYQKAGEETTVHIGDPWNLWIRMQITFLYDQNEFKGRLLTIQDISKLKRIEKDYSDSEERYKNLSELSPDAILVVIGEKIVFANKASATIFGLDDPQDLLDKNLFSFYHPDSVEVAKKRLHEVLTEDKTLDFIEEKIISLNGQLKDIEVGDAPITYDGQRAVQIVARDISQRKKLEAELKNSLKEKDLMMKEIHHRVKNNLMVIQSLLNLQSRYIKDTDARDIFKDSQNRAKSMAMIHESLYQSSDLKRIEFSEYITTLAKNLFYSYAADPKRVKMNVNVDEVMLDINTAIPLGLILTELISNCLKYAFPDGESGEIKVDFHSDTDDGTHKFRLTVSDNGVGLPPDFDPKKSDSLGIMLIYSLSEQISAELKLDTTGGTKFEITFEEKLDHSK; from the coding sequence ATGAGTGCTCAACATTCTTTTTTAGGGATCATATTGCTTATCAGTGCCATAATACTCCTCTACCTATCTTTTTACAGTCTCAGGAAGCGTTCTTCCAATTTGTATTTCTATTTCTCCCTACTTACCCTATCTGTGTTTTTCTGGTGTTTGGGTTCTGCCATGGAGTTTTTCAGTCTCCAGATGTGGGCCAAAATATTCTGGATAAAAATCAGTTACATTGGAGTGGCTACTGCGGCACCCTTATGGTTTATGGTAATCTTAGAATACGCTCAACATGAAAAATACCTTAAACCAGCGTATATTGGGATGTTAATGGTTTTACCCCTGGTCATCATCCTCCTGGCGTTTACCAATGATTTGCATGGACTCATCTGGCCCAGCATCACCCCTGTTTCCAGCATGACTGGTTCACTTTTAATATACTCCCATGGAGTGGGATTCTGGGTGAACATTGCCTACAGTTTCATACTCATAATCCTGGGACTGATAATCCTGTTAAGACTCTTAATGAAATCTCCCAGAATATACCACACTCAAATATTGATCCTAATCTTAAGTGGACTAATACCCTTGTTTTGCAGTGTTCTGTACAACACGGATGCACTGGGCATCCCTGGACTGGATATAACCCCATTTGGGTTAACTATTTCAGGATTACTCCTGGCCATATCAATCTTTAAATTTTCTCTCTTAGGTATAAGGCCCATTGCTTATGAAAAACTCTTTGAAACAATAAAAAATGGGTTCATGGTTTTTGACACCAATGACACGTTAATTGATGTTAATCCTGCTGCAGAAATGATTGGGATAACTGCTGTTTGTGTGGGTAAACCGGCAACAGAAGTACTGGATGAGTTTCCTGAATTAAAAGAGTTCTATCAAAAAGCTGGTGAAGAAACAACAGTACATATAGGAGATCCTTGGAATCTGTGGATTCGGATGCAAATCACATTCCTTTACGATCAAAATGAATTTAAAGGACGTTTATTGACAATTCAAGATATAAGTAAACTTAAAAGAATAGAAAAAGATTACAGTGACAGTGAAGAACGTTATAAAAACTTATCTGAACTTTCTCCCGATGCAATTCTGGTGGTTATTGGGGAGAAAATAGTTTTTGCCAACAAGGCTTCTGCCACTATATTTGGCCTGGATGACCCCCAGGATCTTTTAGATAAAAATCTTTTCAGCTTTTACCATCCGGATTCAGTGGAAGTTGCTAAAAAACGTTTACACGAAGTTTTAACTGAAGATAAAACTTTAGACTTTATTGAAGAGAAAATAATATCCCTTAATGGTCAACTTAAGGATATTGAAGTAGGGGATGCTCCCATAACTTATGATGGTCAGCGGGCTGTTCAGATAGTAGCCAGGGATATCAGCCAACGAAAAAAACTGGAAGCTGAACTGAAAAATTCCCTGAAAGAGAAGGATCTGATGATGAAGGAGATCCATCATCGTGTAAAAAATAATTTGATGGTTATCCAGAGCCTTCTCAACCTGCAATCCCGGTATATTAAGGATACAGATGCTCGGGATATTTTTAAAGATAGTCAGAACCGTGCAAAATCCATGGCCATGATCCATGAAAGCCTTTACCAATCCAGTGATCTTAAGAGGATCGAATTCAGTGAATACATAACCACTCTGGCCAAAAACCTCTTCTACAGTTATGCTGCTGACCCTAAACGGGTGAAAATGAATGTCAATGTAGATGAGGTTATGCTGGATATAAACACAGCTATTCCACTGGGACTCATTTTAACAGAATTGATATCCAACTGTTTAAAGTACGCATTCCCTGATGGGGAAAGTGGTGAGATAAAGGTTGATTTCCATTCTGATACTGATGATGGTACTCATAAATTTAGGTTAACAGTCAGTGATAATGGGGTTGGTCTTCCCCCTGACTTTGACCCTAAGAAATCTGATTCACTGGGGATAATGTTGATTTACAGTTTATCTGAACAGATCAGTGCTGAACTTAAACTGGACACCACTGGTGGGACTAAGTTCGAAATAACATTTGAAGAAAAGTTGGATCATTCCAAATAG
- a CDS encoding 50S ribosomal protein L15e, translating to MYSYIKEAWKNPDESYVKELMQQRAPQWRKESVITRVERPTRLDRARSLGYKAKKGYVVVRTRVRRGGRRKTRFTAGRKPKRQGVKKITPKKSIQRMAEERVARRYPNLQVLNSYWLWEDGKFKFFEVILVDPNHPVIKNDPKINWICDKHHRGRVFRGLTSEGKKNRGLRNKGKGAEKLR from the coding sequence ATGTACAGTTATATAAAAGAAGCCTGGAAAAATCCAGATGAATCTTACGTAAAAGAATTAATGCAACAGCGAGCTCCCCAGTGGAGAAAAGAAAGTGTAATTACCCGTGTTGAGCGACCAACCCGACTAGACCGTGCACGATCCCTTGGATACAAAGCCAAAAAGGGATACGTAGTTGTCAGAACCCGTGTACGTCGTGGTGGACGTCGAAAAACCCGATTTACTGCAGGCCGAAAGCCCAAAAGGCAGGGTGTTAAAAAAATAACCCCTAAAAAATCCATTCAGCGTATGGCTGAAGAAAGGGTAGCCCGCAGATACCCCAACCTACAGGTCTTAAACTCCTACTGGCTCTGGGAAGATGGGAAGTTCAAATTTTTCGAAGTGATCCTGGTGGACCCTAACCATCCTGTAATCAAGAACGACCCTAAAATTAACTGGATCTGTGATAAACATCACCGTGGAAGAGTATTCCGTGGTCTGACCAGTGAAGGTAAGAAAAACAGGGGCCTCAGGAATAAAGGTAAAGGAGCGGAGAAATTAAGGTAA
- a CDS encoding MarR family winged helix-turn-helix transcriptional regulator, which yields MSLDIPFRGIVSIVVRNHFIFMNRELKHLELTEGQVPCLMVLSKKSGITQDDLAKMFHIDKGTIARAIRKLEEKGMVNKVQDPVNRRRYLLSLTGKGKEVVPVILRAEKKWEDILFKGFSDEERSFMIEGMNRLAENSLGSDCNQFNDK from the coding sequence ATGTCTTTAGACATCCCATTCAGGGGAATTGTATCCATAGTAGTCCGTAACCACTTCATATTCATGAACCGGGAGCTGAAGCATCTAGAACTTACTGAAGGACAGGTTCCCTGTCTAATGGTCCTTTCCAAGAAATCGGGAATTACCCAGGATGATCTGGCAAAAATGTTCCATATCGATAAAGGGACCATCGCCAGAGCCATAAGAAAATTAGAAGAAAAAGGGATGGTCAATAAGGTTCAGGACCCTGTGAATCGTCGGAGATATTTATTATCCCTGACTGGGAAAGGGAAAGAAGTAGTTCCTGTAATTCTTCGTGCTGAGAAGAAATGGGAAGATATCCTCTTTAAAGGTTTTTCAGATGAAGAACGATCTTTTATGATTGAAGGAATGAATAGACTGGCAGAAAATAGTCTTGGAAGTGATTGTAATCAATTTAATGATAAATAA
- a CDS encoding thymidylate synthase, whose amino-acid sequence MAILIKTPTIKSGWETLVKRVMQKGSEIKDERGSLTLELRNTVVTMNRPLELEIPDGYFWSGEKLEIYAEQFLSDDKQGFVYTYGNRLRKHFAGIDQIGEAIRRLKNCKESRRAISVTWDPTTDTKQEEVPCMILVDFKIRDGKLHTTGLWRSHDIYGAWFPNAVGLTHLSKYAAEEVGVEVGSLTIHSISAHIYQVNFEEALRV is encoded by the coding sequence ATGGCTATCCTGATTAAAACTCCCACCATAAAATCTGGATGGGAAACACTGGTTAAGCGGGTAATGCAGAAAGGTTCTGAAATAAAGGATGAAAGAGGCTCCCTAACACTTGAGCTTCGCAACACTGTGGTCACCATGAACCGACCACTGGAACTGGAGATCCCTGATGGATACTTTTGGAGTGGGGAGAAACTGGAGATATACGCTGAACAATTCCTGAGTGATGATAAACAGGGATTCGTCTACACCTATGGCAACCGCCTGCGGAAACATTTTGCGGGAATCGACCAGATAGGGGAAGCAATCAGGCGTCTTAAAAACTGTAAAGAATCCCGAAGGGCCATATCTGTCACCTGGGACCCTACCACAGACACCAAACAAGAAGAAGTACCTTGCATGATCCTGGTGGACTTCAAAATCCGAGACGGTAAACTTCACACCACTGGATTATGGCGTTCCCATGATATTTATGGAGCATGGTTCCCCAACGCAGTGGGATTAACTCATCTATCAAAATACGCTGCAGAAGAAGTGGGAGTGGAAGTGGGAAGTCTAACCATACACTCAATCAGTGCCCACATATATCAGGTGAACTTTGAAGAAGCTTTAAGAGTGTAA
- the ribC gene encoding riboflavin synthase translates to MKIGICDTTFARYDMASAAINEIKQQVANNKIIRRTVPGVKDLPVACKKLIEEEGCEVVMALGMPGPELMDKTCAHEASTGLIQAQLMTNTHILEVFVHEDEGVDEKDLKFLADNRAREHAQNLVKMFFKPGALEKEAGMGMREGHPDKGPL, encoded by the coding sequence ATGAAAATAGGAATCTGCGATACTACTTTTGCCCGTTACGATATGGCCTCTGCCGCTATAAACGAAATAAAACAACAAGTAGCTAATAATAAAATAATCCGAAGAACAGTACCGGGTGTTAAGGATCTTCCAGTGGCCTGTAAAAAACTCATTGAAGAAGAGGGTTGTGAAGTGGTTATGGCCCTGGGAATGCCCGGACCTGAGTTAATGGATAAAACCTGCGCCCACGAAGCATCTACTGGACTCATACAGGCCCAACTCATGACCAACACCCATATCCTGGAAGTCTTTGTCCATGAGGATGAAGGAGTTGATGAGAAGGACCTCAAATTCCTGGCAGATAACCGTGCCCGGGAACATGCTCAGAACCTGGTTAAAATGTTCTTCAAACCAGGTGCACTTGAAAAAGAGGCAGGAATGGGGATGAGGGAAGGACATCCTGATAAAGGACCTTTATAA
- a CDS encoding ribbon-helix-helix protein, CopG family encodes MPETLKRGRPKSKNKMEQITIKLPPKIIEELKKLSEKTYNPVSFHIRQAIAEYLDKNK; translated from the coding sequence ATGCCAGAAACTCTTAAAAGAGGTCGTCCTAAATCAAAAAATAAAATGGAACAAATTACTATTAAATTACCTCCAAAAATAATAGAGGAGCTAAAAAAATTGTCAGAAAAAACTTATAATCCGGTAAGTTTTCATATTCGTCAAGCAATTGCGGAATATTTAGATAAAAATAAGTAA
- a CDS encoding pyridoxamine 5'-phosphate oxidase family protein: MEFTDCVKFANENPVAWLATAEGDQPRVRGMGMWYADETGFYFQTATMKEMVGQLEKNGKVELAFYHPDEAVGTMLRVAGEIEFLDDVEVKKKVLADRPFLGEFGLTAEGPELVVFRISKGEAHFWDWESNLKPKEIIEFGD; encoded by the coding sequence ATGGAATTTACAGATTGTGTGAAATTTGCCAATGAAAACCCAGTTGCCTGGCTGGCAACTGCTGAGGGTGACCAGCCCCGCGTGAGGGGTATGGGAATGTGGTACGCGGATGAAACTGGTTTTTATTTCCAGACTGCCACCATGAAAGAGATGGTGGGACAGCTTGAGAAAAATGGTAAGGTGGAACTGGCTTTTTACCATCCGGATGAAGCAGTGGGAACCATGCTAAGGGTGGCTGGTGAGATTGAATTCCTGGATGATGTGGAAGTTAAAAAGAAAGTTTTAGCTGACCGACCCTTTTTAGGTGAGTTCGGTCTCACTGCAGAAGGTCCCGAACTGGTTGTATTCCGGATTTCCAAGGGGGAAGCCCACTTCTGGGACTGGGAGAGTAATTTGAAACCAAAAGAGATTATCGAGTTTGGGGATTAA
- a CDS encoding MATE family efflux transporter, with protein MKNNSSSPLPTGPDADDSSGNLGEKTEGVTLITGDPKKAIIKLSGPLIVAMILMSAYNLVDAIWVSGLGGNALAAVGFVTPLFMILVGLSNGIGAGATSAISRCIGARNQEGVNNTAMHTLVITIIISVILTILLEIFLEPLLMFLGAGNTIDLAVSYGRVTFAGTILMLFTGAAYGILRSEGDTKRTMNAMIISSVVNIVLDPVLIYLAGWGIAGAAWATVISQALVSVVILYWFLKKKDTFTTLSWKYFKPDLKVSKSILGVGLPASAEFLVMSGVTAILNVILVMVAGTDAVAVYSAGWRVVMMAIIPMAAVGTAVVTVSGVAHGSRKYKNLRIAHNYSIKVGTVIALITSVITFVFAPYIAKIFAYSPETAYLAPTIASFLQVMCLFYLFVPPGIMSSSIFQGVGKGVTSLILTVFRQLLFIAIFAYILAITLKLGQQGVWWGIVAGDIAGGIVAYVWARLYISRIEKQV; from the coding sequence ATGAAAAATAACAGTTCATCACCATTACCCACTGGACCAGATGCCGATGATTCTAGTGGTAATTTAGGAGAAAAAACAGAAGGAGTCACTTTGATAACTGGTGACCCTAAAAAAGCCATAATAAAATTATCAGGCCCACTCATTGTGGCCATGATACTGATGTCAGCCTACAACCTGGTGGATGCCATCTGGGTATCCGGGCTGGGTGGAAATGCCCTGGCAGCAGTGGGATTTGTAACACCACTATTCATGATACTGGTTGGTCTTTCCAATGGAATAGGAGCTGGAGCAACCTCAGCCATCTCCCGATGCATAGGTGCTCGAAACCAGGAGGGTGTGAATAACACTGCCATGCATACCCTGGTCATCACCATCATTATTTCCGTGATCCTCACCATTCTACTGGAAATATTCTTAGAACCCCTGCTCATGTTTTTGGGGGCAGGGAACACCATTGACCTGGCAGTTTCCTATGGTAGGGTTACCTTTGCCGGTACCATACTCATGCTGTTTACTGGTGCTGCCTACGGAATCCTTCGTTCAGAAGGAGATACCAAGAGAACCATGAATGCCATGATCATATCCTCAGTGGTAAATATAGTTCTGGATCCTGTACTGATCTACCTGGCAGGATGGGGCATTGCCGGAGCAGCATGGGCCACAGTAATCTCCCAAGCACTGGTTTCAGTGGTTATATTATACTGGTTCCTTAAAAAGAAGGATACATTCACCACTTTATCCTGGAAATACTTCAAACCAGATCTTAAAGTCTCTAAATCCATATTAGGGGTGGGATTACCTGCAAGTGCAGAATTTCTGGTGATGTCTGGAGTAACTGCCATTTTAAATGTAATCCTGGTTATGGTTGCTGGAACCGATGCAGTAGCAGTCTACTCTGCAGGATGGAGAGTGGTAATGATGGCTATAATACCTATGGCCGCAGTGGGAACTGCAGTGGTCACTGTTAGTGGTGTTGCCCATGGTTCACGAAAATATAAAAACCTGCGCATAGCCCACAACTACTCCATAAAGGTAGGAACAGTAATAGCCCTCATTACCAGTGTTATAACATTCGTATTTGCACCGTACATTGCTAAAATATTCGCCTATTCTCCTGAAACCGCCTATCTGGCACCCACCATAGCTTCATTCCTCCAAGTGATGTGTCTATTTTACCTCTTTGTACCTCCTGGAATCATGTCCAGTTCCATTTTCCAGGGAGTGGGAAAGGGAGTAACCTCCCTCATCCTGACCGTGTTCAGACAGCTACTATTTATAGCCATATTTGCCTATATCCTGGCTATAACCCTTAAATTAGGTCAGCAAGGGGTATGGTGGGGTATAGTTGCAGGGGACATTGCTGGGGGCATAGTTGCCTATGTATGGGCACGATTGTACATAAGCCGGATTGAAAAGCAAGTTTAA
- a CDS encoding ABC transporter permease → MSFLGLIVKNPFRNKTRTALAVVGIAIGIATIVALGIITDGLKSSTEETLKAGGADFTVVETNVSDMFLSEIDESYVNKIKEVEGVDDAVGILTAIQPVGDNPYFVIIGIDPAKLTMSGMKITNGTEFSSPDAKEVIIGKVGAQKLNKTVGDTITLGKEDYKVVGVFETGDLQQDGGTYMSLKNVQAIEEKEGKVTMIYVKIKNDANVDEITKSIEDKYGKDITTIASLEDLQSVDQGLNTIDTASWAISLLAIVIGGIGVINTMIMSVYERTREIGVLKAVGWKDRRILSMILGESIVLTLAAGVVGIIMGLVAIQVLLALGMSGFIQPVYSPDVFLRGLLVALIVGLIGGFYPAYRASRLPPTEALRYE, encoded by the coding sequence ATGTCATTTTTAGGTTTGATTGTTAAAAATCCATTCCGTAACAAGACCAGAACTGCGCTGGCTGTAGTGGGGATTGCCATTGGCATTGCCACTATTGTGGCTCTGGGGATCATCACTGATGGATTGAAATCTTCTACAGAGGAAACTTTGAAAGCAGGAGGAGCAGATTTCACGGTTGTGGAGACCAATGTATCAGATATGTTTCTCAGTGAGATAGATGAATCTTACGTTAATAAAATAAAAGAGGTTGAGGGGGTGGATGATGCTGTGGGGATCCTGACTGCCATACAACCGGTGGGAGATAATCCTTATTTTGTTATTATAGGCATTGACCCGGCCAAATTAACTATGAGTGGAATGAAAATCACCAATGGGACGGAATTTTCTTCGCCTGATGCTAAAGAAGTGATAATTGGTAAAGTTGGCGCCCAAAAGTTAAACAAGACTGTGGGAGACACCATAACCCTGGGTAAAGAGGATTACAAAGTTGTGGGAGTGTTTGAAACCGGTGACCTGCAGCAGGATGGGGGTACCTACATGTCCCTCAAGAATGTCCAGGCAATTGAGGAAAAAGAGGGTAAAGTCACCATGATCTACGTTAAGATCAAAAATGACGCCAATGTGGATGAAATAACCAAATCCATTGAAGATAAATATGGAAAGGACATCACCACCATAGCCTCACTGGAGGACCTACAAAGCGTTGACCAGGGTTTAAACACCATAGACACAGCTTCCTGGGCGATTTCACTCCTGGCCATTGTCATCGGTGGAATTGGTGTGATAAACACCATGATCATGTCGGTATATGAACGTACCCGAGAAATAGGTGTCTTGAAAGCAGTGGGATGGAAGGATAGGAGAATATTATCCATGATACTGGGAGAATCCATAGTACTGACCCTGGCCGCAGGGGTAGTGGGAATAATCATGGGACTGGTGGCCATCCAAGTGCTCCTGGCACTGGGAATGAGCGGATTCATACAACCAGTGTACTCCCCTGACGTGTTCCTACGGGGCCTTTTAGTAGCCCTTATAGTCGGCCTTATTGGAGGATTTTATCCTGCCTACCGGGCCAGTCGCTTACCACCAACCGAGGCGTTGCGTTATGAATGA
- a CDS encoding carboxymuconolactone decarboxylase family protein: MKEDVFYGKGMVHVKKDYPDIYKAVVELNEAAYSGKVLDYRTQKLIALGITAAASDDRAMKKQMVSAMKEFDISRDEIVDVLRVVLLTSGNPPFTKAMKILYDISE; this comes from the coding sequence ATGAAAGAAGACGTTTTTTATGGTAAAGGAATGGTTCATGTTAAAAAAGACTATCCTGATATCTATAAAGCAGTAGTTGAGCTTAACGAAGCAGCTTACTCTGGAAAAGTCTTGGATTACCGTACACAGAAGCTGATTGCCCTGGGTATAACTGCAGCAGCCTCTGATGACCGGGCAATGAAGAAGCAGATGGTAAGTGCCATGAAAGAATTCGATATAAGCCGGGATGAAATTGTTGATGTCCTGCGGGTGGTTCTTTTAACTTCAGGCAACCCTCCATTCACCAAGGCCATGAAAATATTATACGATATCAGTGAGTAA
- a CDS encoding methionine synthase, with protein MLTTVVGSYPSPPQEPSSFLSRISSLLASYDSYQAAVEFAVREQIKAGVNIISTGQVRGDMVEIFARDITGMVWEDGTSKIKGRILPINYSIGAKDIKIALKTAKNISEDFKTGSTVLHGGEFREDARGVKGIITGPTTLVLSSRMEGFYTLEKRDKAIIDMAQALNREAKYLENAGAAMIQFDEPFLSTGMADIKTAYKAIKITQNGLKVPLAMHVCGDVGQVFGKLLKFPVDIIDCEFAGIEKNLEILQNTDLGGKKIGFGCVDTKTERVESPEEIRTLIEKGVEIIGAENMIVDPDCGMRMLPAEAAYQKLKNMTEASGWLS; from the coding sequence ATGCTAACCACTGTAGTTGGAAGTTACCCTTCACCACCACAGGAACCATCATCCTTCCTTTCCAGGATATCTTCTCTTCTGGCAAGTTACGACTCTTATCAGGCTGCTGTAGAGTTTGCGGTCCGGGAGCAGATAAAGGCTGGTGTGAATATCATATCCACCGGACAGGTGCGCGGGGACATGGTGGAGATATTCGCCCGGGATATAACTGGAATGGTCTGGGAAGATGGAACATCCAAGATCAAGGGCAGAATACTCCCAATCAACTATTCTATAGGTGCAAAAGACATTAAAATTGCCTTAAAAACTGCAAAGAATATATCTGAAGATTTCAAGACCGGGAGCACAGTTTTACATGGTGGTGAATTTAGGGAAGATGCCCGGGGTGTTAAGGGCATCATAACCGGCCCCACCACTCTGGTCTTGTCATCAAGAATGGAAGGATTCTACACCCTGGAAAAAAGGGATAAAGCAATAATTGACATGGCACAGGCCCTTAATCGTGAGGCGAAATACCTGGAAAATGCAGGTGCGGCCATGATACAATTCGACGAACCATTCCTCTCCACTGGAATGGCTGATATCAAAACAGCCTATAAGGCCATAAAAATCACCCAGAACGGTTTGAAAGTACCCCTGGCAATGCATGTATGTGGAGATGTGGGACAGGTCTTTGGGAAACTTTTGAAATTCCCGGTGGACATAATTGACTGTGAATTTGCAGGAATAGAAAAGAATCTTGAAATTCTTCAAAACACTGATCTGGGTGGTAAGAAGATTGGTTTTGGATGTGTGGACACCAAAACTGAGAGAGTGGAAAGTCCAGAGGAAATTCGCACCTTAATTGAGAAGGGAGTAGAAATTATTGGAGCAGAAAACATGATTGTTGACCCGGACTGTGGAATGCGTATGTTGCCAGCGGAGGCAGCTTATCAAAAACTTAAAAACATGACGGAGGCATCTGGATGGCTATCCTGA